One Luteibacter sp. 9135 DNA segment encodes these proteins:
- a CDS encoding STAS domain-containing protein, protein MSINVHNDAEHGCLTLHLGDRFDFSIHRAFHDACLGDVLAARSYVLDLEQVTSMDSSALGMLMLLREHAGGDRAEIRIVNAGADLRNTLRIAGFDKLFTVH, encoded by the coding sequence ATGTCCATCAACGTTCACAACGATGCCGAGCACGGCTGCCTCACCCTCCACCTGGGCGACCGCTTCGATTTCTCGATCCACCGTGCCTTCCACGATGCCTGCCTGGGCGACGTGCTGGCGGCACGGAGTTATGTGCTCGACCTGGAACAGGTGACCAGCATGGACAGTTCCGCGCTGGGCATGCTGATGCTGCTGCGCGAGCATGCCGGCGGCGATCGTGCGGAGATCCGTATCGTGAATGCCGGGGCGGATTTGCGGAATACGTTGCGTATTGCGGGGTTCGATAAGTTGTTTACCGTGCATTGA